One genomic window of Streptomyces sp. WP-1 includes the following:
- a CDS encoding HAD-IC family P-type ATPase: MSHIDAGAELDPVHPVALPTTRATGLTGAEVAERRARGQVNDVPVRSSRSLGEIVRVNVFTRFNAIIGILWVITLFVAPIQDSLFGFVILANTGIGIVQEWRAKQTLDSLAVIGESRPTVRRDGEAVEIGTAEIVLDDLIEIGPGDKIVVDGVCAEADGLEIDESLLTGEADPVVKRPGDPVMSGSFVVAGGGAFAATKVGREAYAVKLAEEASRFTLVHSELRTGISTILKYVTWMMVPAAIGLVVTQLVVKNDDLKGAVARTIGGIVPMVPEGLVLLTSVAFAIGVIRLGRKQCLVQELPAIEGLARVDTVCLDKTGTLTEGGMDVTELRTLDGAEESYVRKVLGALGESDPRPNASLQAIIDAYPDNEEWRCVESLPFSSARKYSGAAFSEGDGETSTWLLGAPDVLLGADDPALAETERLNEQGLRVLLLARARRDLDDAAPAKGARPTALVVLEQRLRPDAADTLGYFAEQRVAAKVISGDNAVSVGAVAAKLGLDGTATDARRLPEDTAEMAQVLDAGTVFGRVTPQQKRDMVGALQSRGHTVAMTGDGVNDVLALKDADIGVAMGSGSEATRAVAQIVLLDNSFASLPSVVGEGRRVIGNITRVATLFLVKTVYSVLLAVLVVCWQVEYPFLPRHLTLLSTLTIGVPAFFLALAPNNERARPHFVHQVMRYSIPGGVVAGVATFVTYLIARHYYTGPGQLAAETSAATLTLFLISMWVLSIVARPYTWWRVVLVASMAVAFLLVLVVPALQDFFAVRLVGLAMPWTAVAVSVVAAAALEFLWKWVDRRFPA; encoded by the coding sequence ATGAGCCATATAGACGCCGGCGCCGAACTCGATCCGGTGCACCCGGTGGCCCTGCCCACGACCCGGGCGACGGGGCTGACCGGCGCGGAGGTCGCGGAGCGCCGGGCGCGTGGCCAGGTCAACGACGTACCCGTGCGCAGCAGCCGCTCGCTCGGGGAGATCGTCCGGGTGAACGTGTTCACCCGGTTCAACGCGATCATCGGCATCCTGTGGGTGATCACCCTGTTCGTCGCGCCGATCCAGGACAGCCTGTTCGGGTTCGTGATCCTCGCCAACACCGGCATCGGCATCGTCCAGGAGTGGCGGGCCAAGCAGACGCTGGACTCGCTCGCGGTGATCGGGGAGTCCCGGCCCACGGTGCGCCGGGACGGCGAGGCCGTGGAGATCGGCACCGCCGAGATCGTCCTGGACGACCTGATCGAGATCGGGCCGGGCGACAAGATCGTCGTGGACGGGGTGTGCGCGGAGGCCGACGGGCTGGAGATCGACGAGTCGCTGCTCACCGGCGAGGCCGACCCGGTGGTCAAGCGGCCGGGTGATCCGGTGATGTCCGGCAGCTTCGTGGTCGCGGGCGGCGGCGCCTTCGCCGCGACCAAGGTGGGCCGGGAGGCCTACGCCGTCAAACTCGCCGAGGAGGCGTCGCGCTTCACGCTCGTCCACTCCGAGCTGCGCACCGGTATCTCCACGATCCTCAAGTACGTCACCTGGATGATGGTCCCGGCCGCGATCGGCCTGGTCGTCACCCAGCTCGTGGTCAAGAACGACGATCTCAAGGGCGCGGTCGCCCGCACCATCGGCGGCATCGTGCCGATGGTCCCGGAGGGCCTGGTGCTGCTCACCTCGGTGGCCTTCGCGATCGGGGTGATCCGGCTCGGCCGCAAGCAGTGCCTGGTGCAGGAGCTGCCCGCGATCGAGGGCCTCGCCCGCGTGGACACCGTCTGCCTGGACAAGACCGGCACGCTCACCGAGGGCGGCATGGACGTCACCGAGCTGCGCACGCTCGACGGCGCGGAGGAGTCGTACGTGCGCAAGGTGCTCGGCGCGCTCGGCGAGTCCGATCCCCGGCCCAACGCCTCGCTTCAGGCGATCATCGACGCCTACCCGGACAACGAGGAGTGGCGCTGCGTCGAGTCGCTGCCCTTCTCCTCGGCCCGCAAGTACAGCGGGGCCGCGTTCAGCGAGGGCGACGGGGAGACCAGCACCTGGCTGCTGGGCGCCCCGGACGTGCTGCTCGGCGCCGACGACCCGGCGCTCGCGGAGACCGAGCGGCTCAATGAGCAGGGGCTGCGGGTGCTGCTGCTGGCGCGGGCCCGCCGGGACCTGGACGACGCGGCGCCGGCCAAGGGCGCCCGCCCCACCGCCCTGGTCGTCCTCGAACAGCGGCTGCGCCCGGACGCGGCCGACACCCTGGGCTACTTCGCCGAGCAGCGGGTGGCGGCCAAGGTCATCTCCGGGGACAACGCGGTCTCGGTCGGCGCGGTCGCGGCCAAGCTGGGCCTGGACGGAACGGCGACGGACGCGCGGCGGCTGCCCGAGGACACGGCGGAGATGGCCCAGGTGCTGGACGCGGGGACCGTCTTCGGGCGGGTCACCCCGCAGCAGAAGCGGGACATGGTGGGCGCGCTCCAGTCGCGCGGGCACACGGTGGCGATGACCGGCGACGGTGTGAACGACGTGCTCGCCCTCAAGGACGCCGACATCGGCGTGGCGATGGGCTCGGGCTCGGAGGCGACCCGGGCGGTGGCGCAGATCGTGCTGCTGGACAACAGCTTCGCGAGCCTGCCGTCGGTGGTCGGCGAGGGCCGCCGGGTGATCGGCAACATCACGCGGGTGGCGACGCTGTTCCTGGTGAAGACGGTCTACTCGGTGCTGCTCGCGGTGCTGGTGGTCTGCTGGCAGGTGGAGTACCCGTTCCTGCCGCGCCATCTGACCCTGCTGTCCACGCTCACCATCGGCGTCCCGGCCTTCTTCCTGGCGCTGGCGCCCAACAACGAGCGGGCGAGACCGCACTTCGTGCATCAGGTGATGCGGTACTCGATCCCGGGCGGCGTGGTGGCGGGGGTGGCGACCTTCGTGACGTACCTGATCGCCCGGCACTACTACACGGGGCCCGGCCAGCTGGCGGCGGAGACCAGCGCGGCCACGCTGACCCTGTTCCTGATCTCCATGTGGGTGCTGTCGATCGTCGCCCGCCCCTACACCTGGTGGCGGGTGGTGCTGGTGGCCTCGATGGCGGTGGCGTTCCTGCTGGTGCTGGTCGTCCCGGCGCTCCAGGACTTCTTCGCGGTACGTCTGGTGGGGCTCGCCATGCCGTGGACGGCGGTGGCAGTGTCGGTGGTGGCGGCGGCCGCCCTGGAGTTCCTGTGGAAGTGGGTCGACCGCCGCTTCCCCGCCTAG
- a CDS encoding DUF2530 domain-containing protein: MAKWIPQHEAPEPLEGPVVATITGGTIVWFVLFLVQLPFYGWFHDHGHLWWLWTCLAGGGLGLIGIWYVRGRDAALKRAAGERPETTPVE; the protein is encoded by the coding sequence ATGGCCAAGTGGATCCCCCAGCACGAGGCGCCCGAGCCCCTTGAGGGGCCCGTGGTCGCCACCATCACCGGCGGCACCATCGTCTGGTTCGTCCTGTTCCTCGTCCAGCTCCCCTTCTACGGCTGGTTCCACGACCACGGCCATCTGTGGTGGCTGTGGACCTGCCTGGCCGGGGGCGGGCTCGGGCTGATCGGCATCTGGTACGTGCGGGGGCGGGACGCGGCGCTCAAGCGGGCGGCGGGGGAGCGGCCTGAAACCACCCCCGTGGAGTAG
- a CDS encoding NCS2 family permease, whose protein sequence is MSTSAPAKVPTPEKPGGAFAGGPLDRYFKISERGSTVAREVRGGLATFFAMAYIIVLNPIILGSAKDMYGHHLDNAQLVTATALTAAFSTLLMGVIGNVPIAMAAGLGVNSVVALQLAPRMTWPDAMGMVVLAGFVVMLLVATGLRERVMNAVPFGLRKAIAIGIGLFIMLIGLVDSGFVSRIPDAAQTTVPLQLGTGGHLTGWPVLIFILGALLTFALMVRKVPGAILISIVGMTVLAMIINAVATIPSWGLTVPKWPGNPVSTPDFGLVGQVSLFGGFSKVGVLTGILFVFTVLLSCFFDAMGTIMGISDEAKLTDAEGYMPGINRVLFVDGLSVAAGGAGSASATTAFVESTAGVGEGARTGFANIVTGGLFALSLLLTPIATMVPSQAATPALIAVGFLILSHSIKEIDWADYTIAIPAFVTMLMMPFTYSITNGIGMGFITFTVLRLAAGRYREIPVAMYVVSAVFAFYYLMPALGLT, encoded by the coding sequence ATGTCCACCTCGGCTCCTGCCAAGGTCCCCACCCCCGAGAAGCCGGGCGGCGCGTTCGCCGGCGGCCCCCTCGACCGCTACTTCAAGATCTCCGAGCGCGGCAGCACCGTCGCGCGGGAGGTCCGGGGCGGTCTCGCCACCTTCTTCGCGATGGCGTACATCATCGTGCTGAACCCGATCATCCTGGGCAGCGCGAAGGACATGTACGGGCACCATCTGGACAACGCCCAGCTGGTGACGGCTACCGCGCTGACGGCCGCCTTCAGCACCCTGCTGATGGGTGTCATCGGCAATGTGCCGATCGCCATGGCCGCGGGCCTCGGCGTGAACTCGGTCGTCGCCCTCCAGCTGGCGCCCCGGATGACCTGGCCGGACGCGATGGGCATGGTCGTCCTGGCCGGTTTCGTGGTCATGCTGCTGGTCGCCACGGGTCTGCGGGAGCGCGTGATGAACGCGGTGCCGTTCGGCCTGCGCAAGGCGATCGCGATCGGTATCGGTCTGTTCATCATGCTGATCGGCCTGGTGGACTCCGGCTTCGTCAGCCGTATCCCGGACGCCGCCCAGACCACCGTCCCGCTCCAGCTGGGCACCGGTGGTCACCTCACCGGCTGGCCGGTGCTGATCTTCATCCTGGGCGCGCTGCTCACCTTCGCCCTGATGGTGCGCAAGGTGCCGGGCGCCATCCTGATCTCCATCGTGGGCATGACCGTCCTCGCGATGATCATCAACGCCGTCGCCACGATCCCCTCCTGGGGCCTGACGGTCCCGAAGTGGCCCGGCAACCCGGTCTCCACCCCGGACTTCGGCCTGGTCGGCCAGGTCAGCCTGTTCGGCGGCTTCTCCAAGGTCGGCGTGCTGACCGGCATCCTCTTCGTCTTCACGGTCCTGCTGTCGTGCTTCTTCGACGCGATGGGCACGATCATGGGCATCAGCGACGAGGCCAAGCTGACCGACGCCGAGGGCTACATGCCCGGCATCAACCGGGTGCTGTTCGTGGACGGCCTCTCCGTCGCGGCCGGCGGCGCCGGCTCCGCCTCGGCCACCACCGCCTTCGTGGAGTCCACCGCCGGTGTCGGCGAGGGCGCCCGCACCGGATTCGCGAACATCGTCACGGGCGGCCTGTTCGCCCTCTCGCTGCTCCTCACCCCGATCGCCACGATGGTGCCGTCCCAGGCGGCCACCCCGGCGCTGATCGCGGTCGGCTTCCTGATCCTGTCGCACTCCATCAAGGAGATCGACTGGGCCGACTACACGATCGCGATCCCGGCGTTCGTGACCATGCTGATGATGCCGTTCACCTACTCGATCACCAACGGCATCGGCATGGGCTTCATCACCTTCACCGTCCTGCGCCTGGCCGCGGGCCGCTACCGCGAGATCCCGGTGGCGATGTACGTCGTCTCGGCGGTCTTCGCCTTCTACTACCTGATGCCGGCCCTGGGCCTGACCTGA
- a CDS encoding ribbon-helix-helix protein, CopG family has translation MGTTVLSLRIDEELLGRLRQHAAKRGMSVQDYVVRTLIRDDFDQRFRTAVEETERFYGVT, from the coding sequence ATGGGGACCACTGTGCTCAGCCTGCGGATAGACGAGGAGCTGCTCGGACGGCTCCGGCAGCACGCGGCGAAAAGAGGAATGAGCGTGCAGGACTATGTGGTCCGCACGCTCATTCGTGACGACTTCGACCAGCGGTTCCGGACCGCCGTCGAGGAGACGGAGAGGTTCTACGGCGTCACCTGA
- a CDS encoding MarR family winged helix-turn-helix transcriptional regulator translates to MPDLNHGDDAAAVNSLRSAVMRLSRRLKHQRVDESLSPTEMSVLGTLFRCGSATPGELARKEHVQPPSMTRIVALLEAKGLVRLEPHPEDRRQKVVTQTEQAEAMLEESRRKRNAFLANLADGLDEDEWAKLRAAAPVLEKLAHL, encoded by the coding sequence ATGCCGGACCTCAACCATGGCGACGATGCTGCCGCCGTGAACTCCCTTCGCTCCGCCGTGATGCGGCTGTCCCGTCGGCTCAAGCACCAGCGGGTGGACGAGTCGCTGAGCCCCACCGAGATGTCGGTGCTCGGCACCCTGTTCCGCTGCGGCTCGGCCACGCCGGGCGAACTGGCCCGCAAGGAGCACGTCCAGCCGCCCTCGATGACCCGCATCGTCGCGCTGCTCGAAGCCAAGGGACTGGTGCGTCTCGAACCGCACCCGGAGGACCGGCGCCAGAAGGTCGTCACCCAGACCGAGCAGGCCGAGGCGATGCTCGAGGAGAGCCGCCGCAAGCGCAACGCGTTCCTGGCGAACCTCGCCGACGGCCTCGACGAGGACGAGTGGGCGAAGCTGCGCGCCGCCGCCCCCGTGCTGGAAAAACTCGCACACCTGTAA
- a CDS encoding MFS transporter: MSTGSGTPSAPAPTAPTTPARTSSMFSSLKVRNYRLFFIGQVVSNTGTWMQRIAQDWLVLSLTGSSAAVGITTALQFLPMLLFGLYGGVLVDRLPKRPALLVTQSAMALSGLVLAALTLTGQVQVWHVYLAAFFVGLATVVDNPARQSFVAEMVGPDQLHNAVSLNSANFQSARLVGPAVAGLMITGVGTGWAFLANGLSFAAPIAGLLMMRARELHPVKRTPRGKGQLREGLQYVAGRPELIWSVVLVGFIGTFGFNFPVWLSAFADNVFHVGAGGYSLLNTLMALGSLGGALLAARRGSARMRLLILAALTFGALEIVASLAPSYWLFALLMVPIGIFGLTVNVTANTTVQMATDPAMRGRVMSLFMMVFMGGTPLGAPVIGWITDTYGARVGFALGGVVSAVAAGVIGLVLARVGGLRLSVGWERGTPRLRFVPRQREELATAA, from the coding sequence TTGAGTACGGGATCCGGAACACCTTCCGCCCCCGCACCGACCGCCCCTACTACCCCCGCCCGCACGTCCTCGATGTTCAGCTCGCTGAAGGTCAGGAACTACCGCCTCTTCTTCATCGGCCAGGTCGTCTCCAACACGGGCACCTGGATGCAGCGCATCGCCCAGGACTGGCTCGTCCTGAGCCTCACCGGCTCCTCCGCGGCCGTCGGCATCACGACGGCCCTGCAATTCCTGCCGATGCTCCTGTTCGGTCTCTACGGCGGTGTCCTCGTCGACCGGCTGCCCAAGCGCCCCGCGCTGCTGGTCACCCAGTCCGCGATGGCCCTCAGCGGTCTCGTGCTCGCCGCGCTGACCCTCACCGGCCAGGTGCAGGTCTGGCACGTCTATCTCGCCGCGTTCTTCGTCGGACTCGCCACGGTGGTCGACAACCCCGCCCGGCAGTCCTTCGTCGCCGAGATGGTCGGCCCCGACCAGCTGCACAACGCGGTCAGCCTGAACTCCGCGAACTTCCAGTCCGCGCGCCTCGTCGGCCCCGCCGTCGCCGGCCTCATGATCACCGGAGTGGGCACCGGCTGGGCGTTCCTCGCCAACGGCCTGTCCTTCGCCGCGCCGATCGCTGGCCTGCTCATGATGCGCGCCCGCGAGCTGCACCCGGTCAAGCGGACCCCGCGCGGCAAGGGACAGCTGCGGGAGGGCCTCCAGTACGTCGCCGGGCGCCCGGAGCTGATCTGGTCCGTCGTCCTCGTCGGCTTCATCGGGACCTTCGGCTTCAACTTCCCGGTGTGGCTGTCCGCCTTCGCCGACAACGTCTTCCATGTCGGCGCCGGTGGCTACAGCCTCCTCAACACCCTGATGGCCCTCGGCTCCCTCGGCGGCGCCCTGCTGGCCGCCCGCCGCGGCTCGGCCCGGATGCGGCTGCTGATCCTCGCCGCGCTCACCTTCGGCGCGCTGGAGATCGTGGCCTCGCTGGCACCGTCGTACTGGCTGTTCGCCCTGCTCATGGTGCCGATCGGGATCTTCGGTCTCACGGTCAACGTGACCGCGAACACCACCGTGCAGATGGCCACCGACCCGGCCATGCGCGGCCGGGTGATGTCCCTGTTCATGATGGTGTTCATGGGCGGCACCCCGCTCGGCGCCCCGGTCATCGGCTGGATCACCGACACCTACGGCGCCCGCGTCGGCTTCGCCCTCGGCGGTGTCGTCTCCGCGGTCGCGGCCGGCGTCATCGGCCTGGTCCTCGCCCGCGTCGGGGGACTGCGCCTGTCGGTGGGCTGGGAGCGGGGCACACCGCGGCTGCGGTTCGTGCCGCGGCAGCGGGAGGAACTGGCCACGGCGGCGTGA
- a CDS encoding GNAT family N-acetyltransferase: MTITIRAGSPEDTPLILAMLDSSVAWLVAEGRPGQWGTEPWSASPRAVEVVRGYATSGTPYIAETDGVPAATLTLSDAPGTYLEPAGETERYIHLLASDRRFKGRGAGAALLAHAAEVTRRAGVSLLRVDCYAGDDGKLVAFYEKNGFVRTETFTHGPDAWPGQVLAQRVR, translated from the coding sequence ATGACGATCACGATCCGCGCGGGCAGCCCCGAGGACACTCCCCTGATCCTGGCCATGCTGGACAGCTCCGTGGCGTGGCTGGTGGCCGAGGGGCGCCCCGGGCAGTGGGGCACCGAGCCGTGGTCGGCGAGTCCCCGGGCGGTGGAGGTGGTGCGGGGCTACGCCACCTCGGGCACCCCGTACATCGCCGAGACAGACGGTGTACCGGCCGCCACCCTCACCCTCAGCGACGCGCCCGGCACCTATCTGGAGCCCGCCGGCGAGACCGAGCGGTACATCCATCTGCTGGCCTCGGACCGCCGGTTCAAGGGGCGGGGCGCCGGTGCCGCGCTGCTCGCGCACGCGGCCGAGGTGACCCGGCGGGCCGGGGTGTCGCTGCTGCGGGTGGACTGCTACGCGGGCGACGACGGCAAGCTGGTCGCCTTCTACGAGAAGAACGGCTTCGTCCGGACCGAGACGTTCACCCACGGCCCGGACGCGTGGCCGGGTCAGGTGCTGGCCCAGAGGGTGCGGTAG
- the thpR gene encoding RNA 2',3'-cyclic phosphodiesterase gives MRLFAAVLPPPDITAELAPEADRLRRLPGADGLRWTDRPGWHLTLAFYGEVAEDVVPDLSARLARAARHTAPFELALGGGGQFGHGRALWTGATGDVAALRLLAGRAEAAGRRAGLRLEEHRRYQAHLTLARGRGAVDVRPYVELLRAFAGRSWRVTELALVRSDLPASGVPGERPRYEAVGRWVCGASG, from the coding sequence ATGAGACTCTTCGCCGCCGTGCTGCCGCCACCGGACATCACCGCCGAACTGGCCCCGGAGGCCGACCGGTTGAGGCGGCTGCCGGGCGCCGACGGGCTGCGCTGGACGGACCGCCCCGGCTGGCACCTCACCCTCGCCTTCTACGGCGAGGTCGCCGAGGACGTCGTACCCGATCTGTCGGCCCGTCTGGCCCGCGCCGCCCGGCACACCGCCCCCTTCGAGCTGGCCCTCGGCGGTGGCGGCCAGTTCGGCCACGGGCGTGCCCTGTGGACCGGTGCGACGGGCGACGTGGCCGCGCTGCGCCTGCTGGCGGGCCGGGCGGAGGCGGCGGGCCGCAGGGCGGGGCTGCGGCTGGAGGAGCACCGCCGCTACCAGGCCCACCTCACGCTGGCGCGCGGCCGGGGGGCGGTGGACGTACGACCGTACGTGGAGCTGCTGCGCGCGTTCGCGGGCCGGAGCTGGCGGGTGACCGAGCTGGCGCTGGTGCGGAGCGACCTGCCGGCCTCGGGGGTACCGGGGGAGCGGCCGCGGTACGAGGCGGTCGGGCGCTGGGTGTGCGGGGCGTCCGGTTAG
- a CDS encoding aldo/keto reductase gives MKYTQLGRTGLKVSRLVLGTMNFGPQTDEADSHAIMDAALDAGINFFDTANVYGWGENKGRTESIIGNWLAKGGDRRDKVVLATKVYANMAAEGDAWPNHDKLSALNIRRAVDASLKRLQTDHIDLYQFHHIDRNTPFEEIWQAIDTLVQQGKILYVGSSNFPGYKIAQANEAAARRGGTIGLVSEQCLYNLAERRAEMEVIPAAQEYGLGVIPWSPLHGGLLGGVIKKEVQGGRRASGRAADTLADPAARARIQSYEDLLDKHGLEPGETALAWLLTRPGVTGPIVGPRTAEQLRSALRAVELELSEELLADLDKIFPGPGPSPEAFAW, from the coding sequence ATGAAGTACACGCAGCTTGGACGCACGGGACTCAAGGTCAGCCGGCTGGTTCTCGGGACGATGAACTTCGGGCCGCAGACGGACGAAGCCGACAGTCACGCGATCATGGACGCGGCGCTGGACGCGGGCATCAACTTCTTCGACACCGCCAATGTGTACGGGTGGGGGGAGAACAAGGGCCGGACCGAGAGCATCATCGGGAACTGGCTCGCCAAGGGCGGTGACCGCCGGGACAAGGTCGTCCTCGCCACCAAGGTCTACGCCAACATGGCCGCCGAGGGCGACGCCTGGCCGAACCACGACAAGCTCTCCGCGCTGAACATCCGGCGCGCGGTGGACGCCAGCCTGAAGCGGCTCCAGACCGATCACATCGACCTCTACCAGTTCCACCACATCGACCGGAACACCCCCTTCGAGGAGATCTGGCAGGCGATCGACACCCTCGTCCAGCAGGGCAAGATCCTCTACGTCGGCTCCTCCAACTTCCCCGGCTACAAGATCGCCCAGGCCAACGAGGCCGCCGCCCGCCGCGGCGGCACCATCGGCCTCGTCAGCGAGCAGTGCCTGTACAACCTCGCCGAGCGCCGCGCCGAGATGGAGGTCATCCCGGCCGCGCAGGAGTACGGCCTCGGGGTCATCCCCTGGTCCCCGCTGCACGGCGGGCTGCTCGGCGGTGTGATCAAGAAGGAGGTGCAGGGCGGACGCCGTGCCTCCGGGCGCGCCGCGGACACCCTCGCCGACCCGGCCGCCCGCGCGCGGATCCAGTCGTACGAGGACCTGCTCGACAAGCACGGCCTGGAGCCCGGCGAGACCGCCCTGGCCTGGCTGCTCACCCGCCCCGGCGTCACCGGTCCGATCGTCGGCCCGCGTACGGCGGAGCAGCTCCGGTCGGCGCTGCGGGCCGTGGAGCTGGAGCTGAGCGAGGAGCTGCTGGCGGACCTGGACAAGATCTTCCCGGGCCCGGGCCCCTCCCCGGAAGCCTTCGCCTGGTAG
- a CDS encoding Uma2 family endonuclease, translated as MTVLEDRIEMADADAKAMNLDEWFERLERMPVPEGFRVEIVGGNVYVTPQRDTHWVIIRRIVRALEDKFGMDVLVFSDVRIDFPGEANGFCPDVAMLDEAAKKDDTGHWRHQDVKFIAEVISKGTAANDYGPKKTAYATAEVPVYLVADPYQGKCHLYSRPKEGEYTSELTVVFGADVDLTNTPLGLTLKTDAFPRD; from the coding sequence ATGACCGTCCTTGAAGACAGGATCGAGATGGCCGACGCCGACGCCAAAGCCATGAACTTGGACGAGTGGTTCGAGCGCCTTGAGCGGATGCCCGTCCCCGAAGGATTCAGGGTCGAGATCGTCGGGGGCAACGTCTACGTGACGCCGCAGCGGGACACTCACTGGGTAATCATCCGCCGCATCGTGCGGGCGCTGGAGGACAAGTTCGGCATGGATGTCCTGGTGTTCTCGGACGTCCGTATCGACTTCCCCGGCGAGGCCAACGGCTTCTGCCCGGACGTCGCCATGCTCGACGAGGCGGCGAAGAAGGACGACACGGGCCACTGGCGCCACCAGGACGTGAAGTTCATCGCCGAGGTCATCTCGAAGGGCACGGCGGCGAACGACTACGGCCCCAAGAAGACGGCGTACGCCACCGCCGAGGTCCCCGTCTACCTCGTCGCCGACCCCTACCAGGGCAAGTGCCATCTCTACAGCCGACCCAAGGAGGGCGAGTACACCAGCGAACTGACGGTCGTCTTCGGAGCGGATGTCGATCTCACCAACACTCCCCTCGGCCTCACCCTCAAGACCGACGCGTTCCCCCGCGACTGA
- a CDS encoding SGNH/GDSL hydrolase family protein translates to MLRFMPVGDSMTIGSAGEHTWRHRLWQLLRGTYDPAVTLVGPRETLYDKQTGTATSLAYADPDPDFPRAHLAGWGEGWLHMAPLIGDAIRTCRPDVLLVSLGLIDLGFYTNAEQTAENVRAFVDAARAADPCVRMVLLPVIPNVRAETDAPFAGQVALFNVLLAKAVADLDEPRSPILLASPPRSYDIHADTYDGTHPNASGEQRIAEAFAGAMREAWGIGRAYAARTV, encoded by the coding sequence ATGCTCAGGTTCATGCCCGTGGGCGACTCCATGACGATCGGGAGCGCGGGCGAACACACATGGCGTCACCGGCTGTGGCAGCTCCTGCGCGGTACGTACGACCCCGCCGTCACGCTCGTCGGCCCGCGCGAGACGCTGTACGACAAGCAGACCGGCACCGCGACGTCCCTCGCCTACGCCGACCCCGACCCCGACTTTCCCCGCGCCCACCTCGCGGGCTGGGGCGAGGGCTGGCTGCACATGGCCCCGCTGATCGGTGACGCGATACGCACCTGCCGGCCGGACGTCCTGCTCGTCTCCCTCGGCCTCATCGATCTCGGCTTCTACACCAACGCCGAGCAGACCGCCGAGAACGTCCGCGCCTTCGTCGACGCGGCCCGCGCCGCCGACCCGTGCGTCCGCATGGTCCTGCTGCCGGTGATCCCCAATGTCCGCGCCGAGACCGACGCCCCCTTCGCCGGCCAGGTCGCCCTCTTCAACGTCCTCCTCGCCAAGGCGGTCGCCGACCTGGACGAGCCCCGGTCGCCGATCCTGCTGGCGTCGCCGCCGCGGTCGTACGACATCCACGCCGACACGTACGACGGCACCCATCCCAACGCGAGCGGCGAGCAGCGGATCGCGGAGGCGTTCGCGGGGGCGATGCGGGAGGCGTGGGGAATCGGACGGGCGTACGCGGCTAGAACAGTCTGA
- a CDS encoding PD40 domain-containing protein codes for MRRPSAVLAAVLLAGACALPASAAEDTGSPSSAGDKGFTFSDPRITESSGLAASHLHPGIYWTHNDSGDGPYIYAVDGATGKTVARVTLRGVGSPRDVEAISIGPHDEIYVGDIGDNFDGRWPYVWIYRLPEPKVLKDQTITATQYVVKYSNGPRNAESMMVHPKTGRVYIIDKKEDGGHLYEGPATLSTTGANIFKPIAPIDLWATDATFSPDGGHLAVRGYIGGIYYSWNDGHPERTEMLDVPLQGQGEGITYSADGTKLLYSSEGAGSEVIAKDAPDSPKPSPAPGNGSSSSSMTGGPTVKWGAVALVVVVVGLFGLGRLRRRDG; via the coding sequence ATGCGCCGACCGTCCGCCGTCCTCGCCGCCGTCCTGCTCGCCGGCGCCTGCGCGCTGCCCGCCTCCGCCGCGGAGGACACCGGAAGCCCGTCGAGCGCCGGGGACAAGGGCTTCACCTTCTCGGACCCGCGGATCACGGAGTCCAGTGGCCTGGCCGCGTCCCACCTCCACCCCGGCATCTACTGGACGCACAACGACAGCGGCGACGGCCCGTACATCTACGCCGTGGACGGCGCGACCGGGAAGACGGTGGCCCGGGTGACGCTGCGGGGTGTGGGCAGCCCGCGCGACGTCGAGGCGATCTCGATCGGGCCGCACGACGAGATCTACGTCGGCGACATCGGCGACAACTTCGACGGCCGCTGGCCCTATGTGTGGATCTACCGCCTCCCGGAGCCGAAGGTCCTGAAGGACCAGACGATCACGGCCACCCAGTACGTGGTGAAGTACTCGAACGGCCCCCGCAACGCGGAGTCGATGATGGTCCACCCCAAGACGGGCCGGGTCTACATCATCGACAAGAAGGAGGACGGCGGCCACCTCTACGAGGGCCCCGCGACCCTCTCCACCACCGGCGCCAACATCTTCAAGCCGATCGCCCCCATCGACCTGTGGGCCACGGACGCCACCTTCTCTCCCGACGGCGGCCACCTCGCCGTGCGCGGCTACATCGGCGGCATCTACTACTCCTGGAACGACGGCCACCCCGAACGCACCGAAATGCTCGACGTCCCCCTCCAGGGCCAGGGCGAGGGCATCACCTACTCGGCCGACGGCACAAAACTCCTCTACAGCAGCGAGGGCGCCGGCAGCGAGGTCATCGCCAAGGACGCCCCCGACAGCCCGAAGCCCTCCCCGGCCCCCGGGAACGGCTCATCGAGCAGCTCGATGACCGGCGGACCGACCGTCAAGTGGGGGGCGGTGGCGCTGGTGGTCGTGGTGGTGGGGCTGTTCGGACTGGGGCGGTTGCGGCGGCGCGACGGGTGA